A genomic window from Dethiosulfovibrio russensis includes:
- a CDS encoding SEL1-like repeat protein: MRFSSNTINRALLLSFVLSMLLSMGPARADMRQAVKAYSEKRYKDAYTHLLPEAEKGDPLAQCTLGYLYDQGNGVSQDKGKAMKWYKEAAKGGSADGQYNLGLMFRDGEGTPKDSYKATYWLEKAASQGHQTAQIALGMMAMDPDEGEPRYEDGVKWFAMAAEEGNISGCYNLGRLLSLGRGIEKDEAKAIDLLRKAAEGDHVYAQHDLGVLLGKSDDPKLVEEANKWLEKAASEGYDDSQLSYGAFLLRNGREEEAKDWLKMASDRGNPEAQYLLGQLCRQQGGSFKEAANWFGLAARQGHGPAQYALATLYERGIGVEKDPTLSALWYRRAAEQGIPEAQYNLSVIYRKGSSLPKDPEKSLLWLKKAAELGLPEAQYSLGTLYREGDEISRDLSKAAELFRKASNRGNAESQCALGLMYLRGAGVPRDEKEAIEHLIASGETGYPSAQYNLGLLYSRGEAVPRDTAEAARWFRKAALQGHPGAQCNLGVQYERGDGVALVPSAAVTWLGKAAKQGEPYALYNLALLYQKGKGVERNRERAVELLEKAIEAGSWDAPYSLGCLFAGDDGGPVREISALYRLCQAASIGDRRAMLRLGLAYDEGKLVAPDKMEAVKWIRKAAEQGSDKAQFTLGAMYLKGDGLVKSHNAAMSWFCESAKQGNLQAQYNLGLCLWNSEDEELRSSAITWMERAAQGGYAPAQCELGIRYITGEGLPQSDPAALRWFSLSAEQGYVPAQYNLAVLYLYGGPYLSPDESSAFHWFSRAAEEGYRDAQFYLGCLYERGNAVSRDVKAAKTWLTMAMEGGSSEAREVLNEMERDEDFAIGKEDMPRLPFGSDLPTVPSVKNNMHEKKEA, translated from the coding sequence ATGAGATTTTCCTCTAATACGATAAACCGAGCTCTCCTCCTCTCCTTCGTTCTGTCCATGCTCCTCTCCATGGGGCCTGCGAGAGCCGACATGAGACAGGCCGTAAAGGCCTACTCGGAGAAAAGATACAAGGACGCCTATACCCACCTCCTCCCAGAGGCGGAAAAAGGGGATCCTCTGGCTCAGTGTACCCTGGGATACCTATACGACCAGGGGAACGGAGTCTCCCAGGACAAGGGCAAGGCCATGAAGTGGTACAAAGAGGCGGCGAAGGGCGGATCCGCCGACGGACAGTACAACCTCGGTCTGATGTTCCGAGACGGAGAGGGAACGCCCAAGGACAGCTATAAGGCGACCTACTGGCTCGAGAAGGCGGCCTCCCAGGGACACCAGACAGCCCAGATAGCACTAGGAATGATGGCCATGGACCCCGACGAAGGGGAACCCCGCTACGAAGACGGAGTCAAGTGGTTCGCCATGGCGGCCGAAGAGGGCAACATATCGGGATGCTACAACCTGGGCAGACTTCTCTCCCTCGGCAGAGGAATCGAGAAAGACGAGGCCAAGGCTATCGATCTTCTGAGGAAGGCGGCAGAGGGAGACCACGTCTACGCCCAGCACGATCTGGGAGTCCTATTGGGAAAAAGCGACGATCCCAAGCTGGTCGAGGAAGCGAATAAATGGCTCGAAAAAGCGGCTAGCGAGGGATACGACGATTCCCAGCTATCCTACGGAGCGTTCCTCCTCCGAAACGGGAGAGAGGAGGAGGCCAAGGACTGGCTCAAGATGGCTTCCGACAGGGGCAACCCGGAGGCGCAGTACCTCCTGGGTCAGCTGTGTCGCCAACAGGGAGGCTCCTTCAAGGAAGCCGCGAACTGGTTCGGACTGGCGGCGAGACAGGGACACGGCCCGGCCCAGTACGCCCTAGCCACCCTTTACGAAAGGGGCATAGGGGTCGAGAAAGACCCCACTCTGTCGGCCCTCTGGTACAGAAGGGCGGCGGAACAGGGTATACCGGAGGCCCAATACAACCTATCGGTTATCTACAGAAAAGGCTCCTCTCTGCCTAAGGACCCGGAGAAATCGCTCCTATGGCTGAAAAAAGCGGCCGAGCTGGGACTCCCGGAGGCCCAATATTCCCTTGGAACACTTTACAGAGAGGGAGATGAAATTTCCAGAGACCTCTCGAAGGCGGCGGAACTGTTCCGAAAAGCATCGAACCGGGGAAACGCCGAATCACAATGCGCCCTGGGGCTGATGTACCTTCGGGGAGCCGGAGTTCCTAGAGACGAGAAAGAGGCCATCGAACATTTAATAGCCTCCGGAGAGACAGGCTATCCATCGGCCCAGTACAACCTGGGACTGCTCTACTCCCGGGGAGAGGCGGTTCCCAGGGATACAGCCGAGGCGGCCAGATGGTTCAGAAAAGCAGCTCTCCAGGGTCATCCGGGAGCTCAGTGTAATCTGGGAGTCCAATACGAACGGGGAGACGGAGTGGCTCTCGTGCCATCCGCCGCCGTTACCTGGCTGGGCAAGGCCGCAAAACAGGGGGAGCCCTACGCCCTTTACAATCTGGCCCTGCTCTATCAAAAAGGCAAAGGGGTCGAACGGAACAGAGAAAGGGCGGTAGAGCTGCTTGAAAAGGCGATCGAAGCCGGAAGCTGGGATGCCCCCTACTCTCTGGGGTGTCTCTTCGCCGGAGACGACGGAGGTCCTGTCAGAGAGATCTCGGCCCTCTACAGACTTTGCCAGGCCGCATCCATAGGAGACAGGCGGGCCATGTTGAGGCTGGGGCTAGCCTACGACGAGGGGAAGCTGGTGGCTCCGGACAAGATGGAAGCGGTGAAGTGGATAAGAAAAGCCGCCGAGCAGGGATCCGACAAGGCTCAGTTCACATTGGGAGCCATGTACCTCAAAGGGGACGGACTGGTAAAGAGCCATAACGCCGCCATGAGCTGGTTCTGTGAATCAGCGAAACAGGGAAACCTCCAGGCTCAGTACAACCTGGGGCTGTGCCTCTGGAACTCGGAGGACGAAGAGCTTAGATCGTCGGCGATCACCTGGATGGAGAGAGCGGCTCAGGGAGGATACGCCCCGGCCCAGTGCGAATTGGGTATCCGCTACATAACGGGGGAGGGGCTTCCTCAGTCCGACCCGGCGGCTCTGAGATGGTTCTCCCTTTCGGCGGAACAGGGCTACGTACCGGCCCAGTACAACCTGGCGGTCCTGTATCTCTACGGAGGCCCCTATCTATCTCCCGACGAGAGCTCGGCCTTCCACTGGTTCTCCAGAGCGGCCGAGGAAGGCTACAGGGACGCACAGTTCTATCTGGGATGCCTCTACGAGAGGGGAAACGCCGTCTCCAGGGACGTGAAAGCCGCCAAGACATGGCTTACCATGGCCATGGAGGGCGGAAGCTCCGAGGCCAGAGAGGTACTTAACGAGATGGAACGGGACGAGGACTTCGCCATAGGCAAGGAAGACATGCCCCGTCTCCCCTTCGGGAGCGACCTACCCACTGTCCCCTCGGTTAAAAACAATATGCACGAAAAAAAGGAGGCCTGA
- a CDS encoding class II SORL domain-containing protein: MKFGELLQSGDWKGEKHVPVIEAPEKVKAGEPFDVTLSVGKEIAHPNTTEHHICWIKLSFKPEGDKFGYEVAKVDFDGHGASVKGANEGPVFTDPYGVVRLNLKTSGTLIATSYCNIHGFWESSQDIVAE, encoded by the coding sequence ATGAAGTTCGGAGAACTGCTTCAGAGCGGGGACTGGAAGGGCGAGAAACACGTACCGGTGATCGAGGCTCCCGAGAAGGTGAAGGCGGGAGAGCCTTTCGACGTAACCTTGAGCGTCGGCAAGGAGATAGCCCATCCCAACACGACGGAACATCACATCTGCTGGATAAAGCTTTCCTTCAAGCCCGAAGGGGATAAGTTCGGCTACGAGGTGGCCAAGGTCGATTTCGACGGTCACGGGGCCTCGGTGAAGGGAGCCAACGAGGGGCCGGTGTTCACCGATCCCTATGGTGTGGTGAGGTTGAACCTGAAGACCTCGGGTACTCTCATAGCCACATCCTACTGCAATATCCACGGTTTCTGGGAGTCCTCTCAGGATATCGTCGCGGAGTAA
- the pbpC gene encoding penicillin-binding protein 1C: MKIKFLLCAIPGLPLAAALAVWIASFAVSPVTVREVASLDRSPRVTDRDGDVLWVGLTSEDKLCLPLSLDEMGRWLPLVLIEVEDRRFRDHHGVDWLGLVRAAVQNFRSGGIVSGGSTITSQLIRMARPRERTFSAKAREFLQAIDLERRLSKDGILEMYLNRAPFGGVLQGAGAASLGWWGKSPKDLSLAEAAVLVAMLKGPTRYRPDLHPERLRARRDRILRDLGKRGVVSGEAVILAMEEPLPGGISIPDRDFLFVSKVLEESPEGGRSTLDRQVQLFLEKAVSSALRGMPRKVTGAAALVDNRDGSVRGYVGNGRFDQDRSWSWVDCCDSPRSPGSTLKPFVYAMAFEGGLLSPSSLMADTPLSLSGRAPRNFDLRYRGPVSASDALADSLNVPAVRVLRSVGSERFLHRLRTLGFSLLREDGDHYGDSLILGGCEVTLLELLRAFSTLATWRSRPLSFLEGTGGDRWEDSPFSQESSFLVGEILRDSDRLSPYLRSLLSGKAEMAFKTGTSYGFRDAWAVAWNESWTFAVWFGDPEGTPHPELVGLSASVPVVVEVMSRLGGTMPLPPAGVSRRTVCSLSGLPLNSACPSGEEAWYIPGVSPEGPCDLHRWTGGKSITVLPPELAAWGKARETFLAIVSPLDGAEYLMPPLGEPPRIPLSCEGASGKVSWFVDGLHLGTVPGGRRLFWSISEGRHRISAVDEKGRTDRAVVKVTPWGR, encoded by the coding sequence ATGAAAATAAAATTTCTGTTGTGCGCGATTCCGGGGCTGCCCTTAGCGGCGGCCCTGGCCGTTTGGATCGCCTCTTTCGCCGTAAGCCCGGTTACCGTTCGGGAGGTGGCCTCTCTGGATCGGTCTCCCCGGGTCACCGATCGAGATGGAGACGTCTTGTGGGTGGGACTCACCTCGGAGGACAAACTCTGTCTGCCCCTTTCCCTGGACGAGATGGGGAGATGGCTGCCGTTGGTCTTGATAGAGGTGGAGGACCGACGTTTTCGGGATCACCACGGAGTGGACTGGCTCGGTCTGGTTCGGGCCGCGGTCCAGAACTTTCGAAGCGGCGGCATCGTCTCGGGAGGGTCCACGATAACCAGCCAGCTGATAAGGATGGCAAGGCCCAGGGAAAGGACCTTCTCCGCCAAGGCCAGGGAGTTCCTCCAGGCCATCGACCTGGAGCGTAGGCTATCCAAGGACGGGATACTGGAGATGTACCTGAATCGGGCTCCTTTCGGCGGAGTCCTTCAAGGAGCCGGGGCCGCCTCCCTCGGGTGGTGGGGAAAATCTCCGAAGGACCTCTCCCTGGCGGAGGCCGCCGTCTTGGTGGCCATGTTGAAGGGCCCCACCAGATACCGTCCCGACCTCCATCCCGAGAGGCTTCGGGCCAGGAGAGACCGGATACTGAGGGATCTTGGCAAGAGAGGTGTCGTCTCGGGAGAGGCGGTTATCCTTGCCATGGAGGAGCCCCTGCCCGGCGGTATCTCCATCCCTGATAGGGATTTTCTGTTCGTGTCGAAGGTGTTGGAGGAATCCCCCGAAGGGGGTCGGTCCACCCTGGATAGACAGGTCCAGCTTTTTTTGGAGAAGGCCGTCTCCTCGGCGCTGAGAGGGATGCCCAGGAAGGTGACCGGGGCGGCGGCCCTGGTCGACAACCGAGACGGTTCCGTCAGAGGCTACGTGGGGAACGGTCGGTTCGACCAGGACAGATCCTGGAGCTGGGTGGACTGTTGCGATTCTCCCCGTTCTCCCGGGTCCACCCTGAAGCCCTTCGTCTACGCCATGGCCTTCGAGGGGGGGCTGCTGTCCCCGTCGTCCTTGATGGCGGATACCCCTCTGTCCTTGTCCGGCAGGGCGCCTAGAAATTTCGATCTTCGCTATCGCGGCCCGGTCTCCGCCTCCGACGCCTTGGCGGATTCGTTGAACGTACCGGCCGTGAGGGTCCTTAGATCCGTCGGATCGGAGCGTTTCCTCCACCGTCTCAGGACGTTGGGATTCTCCCTTTTGAGGGAGGACGGCGACCACTACGGCGATTCCCTGATCCTCGGAGGGTGCGAGGTTACCCTGTTGGAGCTTCTGAGGGCTTTCTCGACCCTGGCGACCTGGCGAAGCCGTCCTCTGTCCTTTCTGGAGGGGACGGGAGGGGATCGATGGGAGGATTCTCCTTTTTCCCAAGAGAGCTCCTTTCTAGTGGGGGAGATACTCAGGGATTCGGACAGGCTCTCTCCTTATCTGAGATCTCTCCTGTCCGGCAAAGCGGAGATGGCCTTCAAGACCGGGACCTCCTACGGGTTCAGGGATGCCTGGGCTGTTGCCTGGAACGAGAGCTGGACCTTCGCAGTGTGGTTCGGAGATCCCGAGGGGACGCCTCATCCCGAGCTGGTGGGCCTTTCCGCCTCTGTCCCGGTCGTAGTAGAGGTGATGTCCAGGTTGGGAGGGACCATGCCCCTCCCTCCAGCGGGGGTGTCCAGGCGGACCGTTTGTTCCCTCTCCGGGCTGCCTCTCAACTCGGCCTGTCCATCCGGAGAGGAGGCCTGGTATATCCCGGGTGTCTCGCCGGAAGGCCCCTGCGACCTGCACCGCTGGACCGGCGGAAAATCGATCACGGTTCTCCCTCCGGAGCTGGCGGCCTGGGGAAAGGCTCGGGAGACCTTCTTGGCCATCGTCTCTCCTCTGGACGGGGCGGAGTATCTAATGCCCCCTCTGGGAGAGCCGCCGAGGATCCCCCTTTCCTGCGAGGGGGCGTCGGGAAAGGTATCCTGGTTCGTCGACGGGCTTCACCTGGGGACGGTCCCTGGGGGAAGAAGGCTTTTCTGGTCCATCTCGGAGGGGCGGCACAGGATATCGGCGGTGGATGAAAAAGGCAGGACCGACAGGGCGGTCGTGAAGGTAACTCCCTGGGGTAGATAG
- a CDS encoding exopolyphosphatase encodes MRLLTRSDFDGLMCAVLLKEMGVMDERKFVHPKDIQDGLVEADENDVLANVPYLPGCGLWFDHHASEVEREEMFRHHWEGACDPGAKSCARVIFDYYGGAEGPLARLSYLVDVADKADSADFSREEILNPEGWVLLSFVMDPRTGLGRFRDYRISNYQLMDDLVEYLRNHDIDEILSLEDVRERVVRYRRHQPLFREMLTKKSRAEGDAIVIDFVGNDEAYVGNRHIEYALYPDQNISVRLFDGKNAEFCVISLGHSILNRTSSVDVGKLMLRFGGGGHFRVGTCQIPYEDRHRVLEEILEEINDGSST; translated from the coding sequence ATGAGACTTCTGACCAGAAGCGACTTCGACGGCCTGATGTGTGCCGTGCTTTTGAAGGAGATGGGGGTTATGGACGAGAGAAAGTTCGTCCATCCCAAGGACATACAGGATGGATTGGTGGAGGCCGACGAGAACGACGTTCTGGCCAATGTTCCCTATCTTCCGGGATGCGGTCTGTGGTTCGACCATCACGCCTCCGAGGTGGAGAGGGAGGAGATGTTCCGCCACCACTGGGAGGGGGCCTGCGATCCGGGTGCCAAGAGCTGCGCCAGGGTCATCTTCGATTATTACGGTGGAGCGGAGGGCCCGCTCGCCAGGCTTAGCTATCTGGTGGACGTGGCGGACAAGGCGGATTCTGCGGACTTCTCCAGGGAGGAGATACTGAATCCGGAAGGGTGGGTCCTTCTGTCCTTCGTTATGGATCCCAGAACCGGCCTGGGCCGTTTCAGAGACTACAGAATATCGAATTACCAGCTCATGGACGACTTGGTCGAATATCTGAGAAACCACGACATAGACGAGATACTGTCCCTGGAGGACGTCAGAGAGAGGGTCGTCCGCTACAGGAGACATCAGCCTCTTTTCAGGGAGATGCTCACCAAAAAGAGCAGAGCTGAGGGAGACGCCATAGTCATAGATTTCGTCGGTAACGACGAGGCCTACGTCGGCAATCGTCATATAGAGTACGCCCTTTACCCCGATCAGAACATCTCCGTCCGGCTCTTCGACGGCAAGAACGCCGAATTCTGCGTGATATCGTTGGGACACTCCATCTTGAACAGGACTTCCTCGGTGGACGTGGGGAAACTGATGCTCCGTTTCGGAGGGGGAGGTCACTTCAGGGTGGGCACCTGTCAGATTCCCTACGAGGATCGCCACAGGGTTCTGGAGGAGATTCTCGAGGAGATCAACGACGGCAGTTCCACTTAG
- a CDS encoding HdeD family acid-resistance protein: MITLVGMDSESIKAKRGRVMIVGVCLFLLGALAVSMPFMASLAVETLVGWLMVSAGVVQAVSGYRERRQGRSGAGDFLWALLAAMTGIILLAKPLSGVVTLTMILSVYFVLEGVFKVFTALKLRGLVGWGWLLVSGVLSLFLAGLIWHNLFAAAWGVGLLVGINLLFTGATLFSLGLRLGKEPS; encoded by the coding sequence ATGATTACTTTGGTCGGTATGGATAGCGAGAGTATAAAGGCCAAAAGAGGCCGAGTGATGATCGTAGGTGTCTGTCTCTTTCTGTTGGGGGCTCTGGCTGTGTCCATGCCCTTCATGGCTTCGCTGGCGGTGGAGACGTTGGTGGGATGGCTCATGGTCTCCGCTGGTGTCGTCCAGGCCGTCAGCGGATACAGGGAGAGACGGCAGGGCCGTAGCGGAGCAGGGGATTTCCTGTGGGCCCTGCTGGCCGCTATGACAGGGATAATACTTTTGGCCAAGCCCCTGAGCGGCGTGGTTACCCTGACCATGATCCTGAGCGTCTACTTTGTCCTCGAGGGAGTCTTTAAGGTCTTCACCGCCCTTAAGCTCAGAGGGCTCGTAGGATGGGGCTGGCTCTTGGTCAGCGGTGTCCTGTCGCTCTTCCTGGCGGGGCTGATCTGGCATAACCTTTTCGCCGCGGCCTGGGGAGTCGGGCTTCTGGTCGGTATAAACCTGCTCTTCACCGGGGCGACCTTGTTCTCCCTCGGATTGAGACTTGGAAAGGAGCCTTCCTAG